The Pseudomonas fragi DNA window ACCCAGCCACTGGCTGCAGCTTTGGACACACTTGATCAGTTGACAGCCTGGGTACTGGACCGCTCGCAAAACAACCCGAACGAGATCGGTGCTGCCTCTGTCGAGTACCTGCAGGTTTTTGGTTACACAACGTATGCGTACATGTGGGCGTTGATGGCCAGGGCCGCGTTGGGCAAAGAGGCCGATGAAGCCTTCTATGCCAGCAAACTGGGCACGGCACGCTTCTATTTCGCCCGTTTGCTGCCGCGTATCCACTCGCTGAGCGCTTCGGTCAAGGCGGGTAGCGAGTCGCTTTACCTGCTGGACGAAGCACACTTTTAAGCTGTTTAGTGTTTTGTAAGCATTTGCTTACATTACATGCTGACAATCTCCCATATCGGCAGATTGGATCCAGGGGTAATCTACTTTCCATGGACGTAGAGCAGGAAGCTCAAAGCAACAACACGGACACGTAGGATTCTGCCAGGATGGCGGAGTGAAAAGGATGTCAGGGAAACAGTCTGCAAAACCCCGCCTCGGCGGGGTTTTCTTTTTTGTGCGTCAGAATTTTCTCGATTTCCCAGCTCCTGTGGGAGCGGGCTTGCCCGCGATCGCATCACCACGGTGTGCCTGAAGCTCCGCGTCGCCTGAATCGCGAGCAAGCCCGCTCCCACAAGGTGGTCAGCTACAACGCCCCTTCATCGCTCTGCATCACATCCTCAAGCAAGGTGCGCAACAGCCCCAAAGTGGCTTGCTGACGCTGCACATCGCGGCACACCAACCCCACCTTCAGCGGCACACGGGGCTCGCTCAGCGGCTTCCACAGCAGCGCCTTGTCGTCGTGCTGATGGCGCGAGCGCCCAGGCAATACGGTGGCCAGCTTGCTGTGGGGCAGGCTGTCGAGAATCCCCGCCATGGTGTTTAGTTCGGCTTGTACCTGCGGGCGCCGCCCCAGGTTGGCGAGCTGGGTTTGCCAGATCTGGCGTACCTGAAACTCTTCTCCCAGTAGCAGCATCGGCAGCTCTGCCGCCTGGCTTACAGACACCTTCTTGAATTCGCGCAGTGGATGATCTGCCGGGATTACCAGTTGCAGTTCGTCTTCATACAGCAGCATGCCGTGCAGCCCGGGCTGGCGTGGCGGCAGGTAGCTGATGCCAATGTCGAGCGAACCATTAAGCAGGCGCCGTTCGATCTCGATGCCGGTGAGCTCGTAGATCTGCACCACCAAATGGGGTTGGGCCTGGCGCACCCGCTCCAGCATCTGCGGCACCAGGCTGGTATGTACGGTTTGCAACACGCCGATGGCGATGGTGCGCAGGGCCTGGCCCTGAAAATTGTGCAAAGCCTCTTTGGCCCGTTGCAGCCCGTCGAGCAGCGGCAGCGCGTGGTTGTAGAGCGTATGCGCTGCCAGGGTTGGCAGCAGGCGCTTGCTGCTGCGCTCGAACAGGCTCACATCGAGGTTGTGTTCGAGCTGGCGGATCTGCTGCGACAGGGCTGGCTGCGAGATGCAAAGACGCTCGGCGGCACGGCCCACATGGCCTTCTTCATACACCGCGACGAAATAACGCAGTTGCTTGAAATCCATAAGTAATACTTATCGAAATTGCTTAAAAAACGAAATGGCTCAACGGCCTGCTGGCGCCTAGTCTACGCGCATTCCACAAGGCTCATCGAGCCAGAGATGCTGATAGGCAGTGGCGTTTTACATAGGCAGGGCAATAAACCCAATCAGAGGTTTACCTTCTGTAAGAACCGCCGGCAGTTGCAAATCAAATCTGTTTATGGTCACAAGGTCCGCGTGCATGAACCTGTTTAACCTGCGTCGCCATTCCCCCAGTCTTGAAGAGATGGCTGCGCATTCTGCGCCATCCAAGGCTGGCAACCCTCCTTCCCGGGACTGCCTGATGCCCTGCGTTGAGCGTGAGAGCCAAGTGTTTGTGCGAGGTCAGGGATCGTGGATGTGGGACAGCGACAGCCGGGCGTATCTGGACTTTACCCAGGGCAGTGCGGCCAACAGCCTGGGCCACAGCCCGGCAGTGCTGGTCAAGGCGATGACCGAGCAGGCGCAATCTTTGCTGAACCCGGGCGCAGGCTTTTTAAACCGCGGAATGTTGAACCTGGCGCAGCGCTTGTGTGAAAGCACCGGTAGCGATCAGGTGCACTTGCTCAACACCGGGGCCGAGGCCAATGAGGGGGCGATCAAGCTGGCGCGCAAGTGGGGCCAGCTGCATCGCGGTGGCGCGCACCGGATTATCACCGCGAGCCGCAGCTGTCACGGTCGCAGCTTTGGCGCGATGTCAGCCTCGGGCAGCGCCACCCCGGATAACCGCTTCGAGCCGCAGTTACCGGGCTTTATCAATGTGCCGTTCAACGATCTGCCGGCGCTGCATGCAGCAGTCGATGCGCAGACCGTGGCCATCATGCTGGAGCCGGTACAAAGTGAAGCCGGGGTGATTCCGGCGACCGAACATTACCTCAAGGGTGTTGAGCGTTTGTGCCGTGAGCTGGGCATTTTGCTGATCCTGGATGAAGTCCAGACCGGCATGGGGCGTTGCGGCACATTGCTGGCAGAGCAGAATTACGGCATCCGCGCCGACATCATCACCTTGGGCAAAGGCCTGGGCGGCGGTGTGCCACTGGCGGCGCTGCTGGCTCGGGGCAAAGCCTGCTGCCTGGAGCCCGGTGAGCTGGGCGGCACCCATCATGGCAACGCCCTGATGAGCACCGCGGGGTTGGCGGTGCTGGACACCGTGCTGGAAAAAGGCTTTTTGCAGCAGGTTCGCGACGCGGGGCAACACCTGCGCGAGGGCTTGGGCCGGCTGGCCAATAGTTATGCACAGGGTGAATTGCGCGGCCAGGGTCTGCTTTGGGGCCTGACATTGTCGGATAACTCGGCAGATGCTGTGGTCAAGGCGGCCTTGTATGAGGGTTTGCTGATCAGTGCGCCACAGCCTGACTGCCTGCGTTTCACCCCGGCCCTGTGCGTGAGCAAAGGCAATATCGATGAAATGCTGCTGCGTCTGGCCCGGGCGTTTGCCCGTGTGCGCACGGCCCAGTTGCAGTGCCGTCGCGGGGTTGCGGTCTGACTGCAGCGCTCACACCGAATTTTAAGAACCGTCTCGCGGTATAACGCATCGCCCTGTGCCTGTTTTCTTCGGCACGGGGCGTTTTTTTTTGCCTGTGGATAAGTTTGCGCTGAACCTTTGGCTTGCGCCTGGAGTCGATTAGAAGCAGGGCCGGTTCTGGCCCGCCACTTTCAGGGAGCTGCGCATATGGATCTTATTAAAATCATCTTTGCCATTCTGCTTCCGCCGCTGGGCGTGTTTATGCAAGTGGGTTTTGCCGGGGCTTTCTGGCTGAATATTCTGCTGACCCTGTGCGGTTATATTCCAGGGATCGTGCATGCGGTGTGGATTATCGCCAAGCGTTCGTAATGTCGGGAAGATGCCTGTGTGGGACAGGCATCAGCTGCGATGTGGGAGCGGGCTTGCTCGCGATTGCATCACCGCGTTAATCCAGACGGACCGCGTGGCATGCATCGCGAGCAAGCCCGCTCACACAGTTTTTAAGGCGTCTTTGTCAGCAAGTCGCTGTAAAACAACCATTCCTGTTCCAGCGCGTGGGCCTGGTTACTGGCCTTGCGAAAGCCGTGGCGTTCGTCCGGGTAGTAATGGGCCTGGGCCGGGATGCCGTTGTATTGCAGGGCCTGGAGCATGTCGCGGGTTTGTTGCGGCACCACTACGGCGTCCAGCTCGCCCTGGAAGAAGATCACCGGCACGCTGATCTGGTTGGCATACAGCAACGGAGTGCGCGCCGCATAACGGTCAGCGTCCCGTTGCGGGTCACCAATCAACCAGTCCAGATAGTCACCTTCAAACTTGTGGGTGGCTCGCGCCAGCGCAATCGGATCGCTGACTCCGTACAGGCTGGCACCCGCCCGGAATACGTTATGGAATGCCAGCGCGCACAAGGTGGTGTAGCCCCCTGCGCTGCCGCCACGAATAAACGCAGTGCGGGGAGCAATCAGTTCTTGCTCGGTGAGATAACTGACAACCGCGCAAGCATCTTCGACATCCGCAACGCCCCAATTCAGATGCAAGGCCTGACGATAGTCACGGCCATAGCCGGTGCTGCCGCGATAGTTGAGGTCGGCCACGGCAAAGCCGCGCTGGGTCCAGTATTGAATGCGCGGGTCGAGCATCGGGTAACAGGCTGAAGTCGGACCACCGTGGATAAAGACCAGCAGTGGCGGTTTTTTCTCGCCATTCATCGCCGGGTAGAAAAAGCCGTGAGCATGGCCCTCGCCAGAAGGATAGCGCAGGGTTCTCGGGCGGCTGATACGTTCAGGGGGCAGCGGCGCAACGCCTCCAGCCAGTACCTCGACCTTATGGTTGGCGCGACAGATGCGGATCACGGCTGAAGGGCGTATCGGTGATGCGGCGATGCAATAGATAAAGGCCTCATCCAGTGCCAGGCTGCGAAAGTGGCTGTAGTCACCGGTGAAGTCTTCGAGGTTGCCGTCAGCTGTGCGGATGCCCAGGCGACCGAAGCCGTCTTCGGTCCAACTGGCCAGCCAGGCTTGTTCGCCAAGCGGCACAAAGGTGGTGGTGCCCAGTTGCCAGGGGGCCGGGGCGTGATCGGCGCGCGGGCTGGGTGCGGGTACCAGGCCTTCGCCGGACTCGGCCCAGGGCTGCCAGAAACCTGCGCGGTCGGTCAGGCAATGCAGGCGGTTATCTGCGTCGAAGCGAGGCTGTTGCAGCGACTCCTCTTCAAGATCACCGGCCAGGCACTGCGCGGTATTCCAGCGTCCGGCCGTTTGGCCTTCGGCCAGCATCAGGCGGGTAGATGTCCACGGCTGGTGCGGACGGCTCCATTCAATCCAGGCCAGGCGCTGGCCGTCGGGGCTCAGTGCCGGTGCGCCATAGAAGTCGGCACCTTCGGCCAGGATCTGACGTGCAAGCGTGTCGAGGTCGATGCTGACCAGTCGATGTTGATCGCCGGTTTCCTCGACCGCCAGCACCTGCCCGCTGGCAAACTGCACGCCACCGTAACGGCAAGTGCCCTGGGTCAGCACTTGTGGTGCCGAGCCGTCCAGGGGTTGCAGGTACAACTGTTGATCGGCTTCGTTGACGAATACCACCGCGTCATCGCTCAGGCAAAAACTGCCACCGCCATACTCGTAGACCCGGCTGCGCACGCTGAAACCAGCGGGTGTCAGGCATTGAGCCTGGCCTTCGCGCCAGTGCCAGATACGCGAGGCGGCGTCCTGGGGGCGATATTCGTTCCAGAACAGGCCCCGTGGACCGACCCGCAATTCTGCGAAATCGACTCCGGCGGCAACGGCGAGTGCAGCGCTGAAGGGTTCAGCTTTTGGCGATAAGGCGTGAGTTTCGTTCATTTCGGAAGGCCAATTGTTCGATGGTCTGAGTGGCGTGCTCGGCTTCTTCGCGCGCCTTGAGAATCAGGTCGTGCTGGGGCGATTTACTGCACACCGGGTCCGCATTGCTGGCGTCCCCGGTGAGCATAAAGGCCTGGCAACGGCAGCCGCCGAAGTCCTTTTCTTTCTCGTCGCACGAACGGCAGGGCTCGGGCATCCAGTCATAACCGCGAAAACGATTGAAGCCAAACGAGTCATACCAGATGTGCTGCATGCTGTGGTCGCGCACATTGGGGAACTCGACCGGCATTTGCCGGGCACCATGACACGGCAGGGCCGTACCGTCAGGTGTTACGGTCAAAAAGATGCTGCCCCAGCCGTTCATGCAGGCTTTTGGGCGTTCTTCGTAGTAATCCGGGGTCACGAAAATCAGCTTGCAGGGGTGGCCTTCAGCCTCAAGTTTGGCCCGGTACTCATTGGTGATGCGCTCAGCCCGCACCAGCTGCTCCTTGGTTGGCAGCAGGCCGACACGGTTGAGCTGGGCCCAGCCGTAGAACTGGCAGGTGGCCAGCTCGACAAAGTCGGCTTCAAGGGCGATGCACAGCTCGATAATGCGGTCGATCTTGTCGATATTGTGCCGGTGGGTGACGAAGTTCAGCACCATCGGATAGCCGTGGGCCTTGACGGCCCGGGCCATTTCGAGCTTTTGCGCGAAGGCTTTTTTCGAGCCGGCCAGCAGGTTGTTCACTTGCTCGTCGCTGGCCTGGAAGCTGATCTGGATATGGTCCAGCCCGGCTTTCTTGAAGTCGCTGATCTTTTGCTCGGTCAGGCCTATCCCTGAGGTGATCAGGTTGGTATAGAAGCCCAGCTTGCGTGCTTCGCCAATCAACTCGGCCAGATCCTGGCGCACCAGCGGCTCGCCACCGGAGAAACCCAGTTGCGCTGCACCCATCTCCCGCGCCTCGCGAAATACCTTGATCCACTGTTCGGTGCTCAGTTCTTTGCCCTGCTGGGCGAAGTCCAGCGGGTTTGAGCAGTAGGGGCATTGCAGCGGGCAGCGGTAGGTCAATTCGGCGAGCAGCCACAGCGGCAGGCCAACTTCAGGTTTGGGCGGGATACGGCTGTCAGGCAAGTTCGATCCAGTGCTCTGCACGAGCGACCTCCATAAATTGCTCGATATCTGCGCCGAGCTCGGGTACGCCGGGGAACTGTTGGTCCAGTTCGCCAATAATGGCCGCGACGTCGCGCTGGCCGTCGATCAGGCCGCCGATCAGGGCTGCGCTGTCATTGAGCTTGATCATGCCTTCGGGGTACAGCAGCACATGGCCTTTTTGCGCGGGCTCGTACTGGTAACGATAGCCGGTGCGCCAGGTCGGGATTTTGCTGCGATCGAAGCTCATAGGGTGATTCCTTTATGCCAGACACGTTGGCTGGTCACGCTGTGATAGGGCGGGCGGTCCAGTTCGTAGGCCATGGTCATGGCATCGAGCATGCTCCACAGGATATCGAGCTTGAACTGGAGGATTTCCAGCATGCGCTGCTGGCCTTCATAAGTAGTGTAGTGCTGCAGGGTAATTGCCAGCCCGTGTTCCACGTCGCGTCGGGCCTGGCCCAGGCGGGTGCGGAAGTATTCATAGCCGGCCGGGTCGATCCACGGGTAATGCTGGGGCCAGCTGTCCAGGCGTGACTGGTGGATTTGCGGTGCAAACATCTCGGTCAGCGAGCTGCTGGCGGCCTCTTCCCATGTGGCGCGGCGGGCGAAGTTGACGTAAGCGTCCACGGCAAAACGAACGCCGGGCAGGACCAGCTCCTGGGAGCGCAACTGGTCCGGGTCCAGGCCCACGGCCTGGCCAAGGCGCAGCCAGGCCTCGATACCGCCGTCTTCACCGGGCGCGCCGTCGTGGTCGATCATGCGTTGAATCCACTCGCGGCGCACTTCACGGTCAGGGCAGTTGGCCAGGATCGCGGCATCTTTAAGCGGAATATTGACCTGATAGTAGTAACGGTTGGCGACCCAGCCCTGAATCTGCTCGCGGGTGGCGCGGCCTTCGTACATTGCCACCTGGTAGGGGTGGTAGATGTGGTAATAAGCGCCTTTGGCCCGCAGGGCGGCCTCGAATTCGGCGGTGGAGAGTGGGGCTTGGGTCATCAGATGCCTCCGAAAATAATGTGATGCCTTTGTAGCAGCTGCCGAAGGCTGCGTTCGATGGCGAAGCCGTCGTAAAACCTATATCCCGGTTTTACCTGACACAACAAGGTGCCTGGCTTTACGACGGCTGCGCCGCCGAACGCAGCCTCGTTCCTTCGGCAGCTGCTACAGATTCAGCGTTTACAACTCGATACTCATGCCATCAAAGGCCACTTCAACACCCCGGCGTGCCAGTTCGGCGCGCTCGGCAGAGTCTTCGTCGAGGATCGGGTTGGTGTTGTTGATGTGGATAAGTACTTTGCGCTGCTGGGGCAATTGCTCAAGCACTTCGAGCATGCCGCCGGGGCCGTTTTGCGCCAGGTGGCCCATCTCGCGGCCAGTACGGGTGCCCACGCCCCGACGCTGCATTTCGTCGTCGTCCCACATCGTGCCGTCCACCAGCAGGCAGTCGCTGCCCGCCATGATTTCCAGCAAGGGCGCGTCAACCTTGCCCAAACCCGGGGCATAGAACAGTTTGCCGCCCGTGCGCAGGTCTTCGACGATCAGGCCGATGTTGTCGCCCGGGTGCGGGTCGAAACGGTGCGGCGAATACGGCGGTGCCGCACTGCGCAGGGGCAGCGGGCTGAAGCGCAGGTTGGGGCAGGCGGGGATGGTGAATGATCCCTCCAGCTCGATGCGGTGCCAGTTCAGGCCGCCATTCCAGTGCTTGAGCATGGTGAACAGCGGGAAACCGGTGCTCAGGTCTTCGTGGACCATGTCGGTGCACCACACATCATGGGGGCAGCCTTCGCGCAGGCTCAGCAGGCCGGTGGTGTGGTCGATCTGGCTGTCCATCAGGATAATGGCACTGATCCCGGTATCACGCAGGGCACGACCCGGTTGCATCGGGGCGAAGTCCTGGAGTTGCGCACGGATATCGGGCGAGGTGTTGCACAGCACCCAGTTCACACCGTCGTCGGAGATCGCAATCGACGATTGGGTACGCGCCTTGGCGTTTAACGAACCATCACGAAAACCCGCGCAGTTGACGCAGTTGCAGTTCCACTGCGGGAAACCGCCGCCAGCGGAGGAACCTAGAATCTGGACAAACATGGCGTGTTCTCTTGCAAATCTGAAAATAAAAACGCCCCGGCGAACCGAGGCGTTGGGTTGCTCTGCTCAGTGAAGACGCAGATCAACGGCTAGCGAAGTACATGGTGACTTCAAAGCCAATACGCAGGTCGGTGTAAGCAGGTTTAGTCCAAGCCATAACGTGACTCCTTCAGCGGGTGGGTGAGTGGTGTCTCTTAATTAGTCCAGCTCCCGGAGGAGATGTTCAAACGCTTAGGTGGCTATGTTACTAAATTTGACGCTTTTTGAACGCCCGAAGTCGAAGAAAGCTCATTGCACGGTTGGTAACGATCAGCTTCTCCCGGGATAAAACGTTTCAGTTGGCGGGCTTGTGGCCACACACAACCAGCGGCTGTCGGCCTGGCTGATTTGCCGTGCAGCCTTGAGTGTAGTGCCTTGGTCCAGCGCCATAAGGGCGGGATAGAGGGCTGTGAGGTAATCCGACGGGTGGCCGGCCAACGTGGCTTGCCACAGCAATTCACTGGCTTGAGACACGCCCAGGGCCTCGATCGAGAATTGTTGTGCCAGGGCAGCGCGGGCCTGGGTGAAAGATATTTCATCCAGCTCCGACACCAGGTCTGGCAAATGCGCGAGGAAATCCTGAATGTGTTCGAAGATTTGCGTCGTTGAAGTGTGGGGTGATTGCACACCCAATAGCAGGCCGGTTTGACCGTTGATTTGGCGCAGACCGCTGAACACCGCGTAGCCCAGTTGCAGTTCAACCCGCAGGCGTTGATAGAACGGGGTTTGCGCAATGTGGGCGAGCAGGCGCCAGGCCGCTTCGTCGGCCAGTGTTGCCTCGGGAGCCGGGCAAAACAGGAGCAATGCGTGTTCGCTGGAGTCGCAAGGCTCGGTGTACCACTGGCTTTGGGCCGGGAGCCGGGTTTGCTGGGCCAGTTGTGCGTCCGCGGTGCCGGGTACCTTGTTCAGAACGGGGGTGATCAGGGCCTGGGTGGCGCCGGGCAAACCCACTGCCAAACCGTCCCAGCGAGCATTGGCCCAGTCGTGTGGCAGGGTTGCTTCCTCCACCGGCTGGACCAGTTCAGGCAGGCGCTTGAGCAGTTGGCGAATCGGCATCAATGTAGCGTCAGCTGGCGGGGTGGACGGCTCGACGGGAGCGCTGAGTGTGCGCAAGGCCTGCTCTAGAATCGCGGGCATCGGCGCGTGGTAGCCGTGCATTTTCAGCAGCCAGTCATTGCCCAGTGCGTTGAGTGACAGCTCGACGCCGGCATGGCGAGCATCCAGGATCAGTGCACGCAGGCTGTTTTCCAGTGCAGGCAGCGGATTGTTTGCAGGCTTTGCGGGGAAACGCCAACGCAGGTAAACCGCGGCTTCGCCGCCCAGGCTTGGCAGCGCGGTGCTAAAACGCATCGCTGAAAGGTCGCGACGGCTGCGCAAGCGGTCCTGGGCAAAGGTGCGCAAACCTCGGTGAGCGCTGGTTTGCCCACGAATCAGGCCGGCACTGGCGGGCTCCTTCGGCGGTTGCAGAAACGGGTTGGGCGCAGGCAGTTGCCAGACATGTTGCGATGGCTGCAACGCCTCTGGCTGCAGCTGTGCAAGCACGGTCTTGAGGGTTGTTACACCTTGATCCGACAAGCCGGGTACATATTGCTTACAGTCACTTCGAGCCAGCTCCAGAGCGCTGCAGGTATCTTGCTGACGTTGCTGCAGCAGGCGCAATTCCTCGCGTAGCGCCGGCCAATCCTGCTGTGCCCGAAAAAACCCCAGCCAGTCATGGAAGGTGTCGCTGATGAGTGTGGCGTGCGGGGCAATATCAGTGGCTGCGGTGAACTCAACGTGCAGCAGTGCCTGGCCGTTGAAGTGGTAGAGCGGCGTGGCCTTGAGAGTGTCAATCAGCTGCTGCTGGCTTAACTGTGCGTACAGGCCACCGGCTTTGTCGGCATTGATCCAGTGGCACAGGAATTCCAGCGCCTTTTCAGACTCTGCTGGCAAATGTTCCAGGGCAAACACCAGGCTCAGGCGCGGGCCGTCGATATGTTGATAGTGCTGCTGGCCGGTCATCAAGGCAGGCGCATCGGCTTGGGGCACGGCTTTGCCGGGGCGTAACACCGCGCTGCAGTGCTCGGCCAGGGTGATCAGCTCAGAGGGGGCTGACGGGCCGCTCAGGCTTAAGGTCATTTGCCCGGCCTGATAGAACCTTTGGTAGAAATCTTTCAGGGCTTGCTGAAAATTCGCCCGCGGTACGGGCAGGCTGTAACGGTTGCCGGCATGGAATGCCCGAATCGGATGGGTCGGGTTCAATGCCTGGAACAGTTTGATCTCGCGCTGCGCCAAAGGCTCACGGGCCCAGGCGATAAATTCGGCGTGCAGCACTTCACGTTCACGCAGTTGGTCAGCCAGGTTCATGCGCGGGTGGGCGAGCATGTCGCACAAGCGCTCAAGGCCGCCTGCAAAGACGCCCGGTGGCAGTTCGAAAAAGAAGTCGGTATGGCGCTCGCAGGTTTTCGCATTTACCTGCCCGCCGTGGCGCTGCACCCAGGCCATCAGGTTGTCTGCCGCCGCAAAGCGTTCAGTGCCCAGAAACAGCAAGTGTTCCAGGAAGTGCGCGAGGCCGGGCCAGGCAGCGGGCACGTCGTGGCTGCCTGCGGCGACCCGTAGAACGGCCGCGCAGCGCTTGAGGCGCGGCTCATGGCGCACGCAGAGGGTCAGACCGTTTTCAAGCGTCAGACGTTGGGTGTGAGGGTGATTCAGCGCAGGCATGGGCACTTCCGGAAGAGAGAAGCGCTCATGCTAGCGGATTTAACGCTTGCTCAGCTCGCCATATAGCTCGGGGCGACGGTCTGCGAGGTAGAAATTGCCGGTTTTGGCATCAGCCAGCTGTTGGCGTTGCAGCGTTGCAACCAGCAGGGTCTCGTCCTGGCCGGCCAACGCAATCTGCTTGCCGTTGGGTGCAGCGATGCTGCTTTGGCCGCAGTAATGGATCTCGTCTTCATGGCCACAGTAGTTGGCATAGGCCACATAGCACTGATTTTCGAAGGCGCGGCAACGCACGGTGACATCAGCGATAAAGTCGTAGGGCGCCATGTTGGCGGTGGGCACCACAATCACTTCAGCTCCGGCGAGGGCCAGCCGGCGGGTGTTTTCCGGGAATTCGAGGTCGTAGCAGATCAGCAGCCCGAGCTTCCAGCCATTGAGTTCAATGACCGGGAATGAGTCGGGGCCTTTGCTGAACATCGAATGATCAAGTTCGCCGAACAGGTGGGTTTTGCGGTAGTTGCACAGGCTTTGGCCGTGGCCGTCGATCAACTGTGCACTGTTGTAGATATGCCCGTCTGCACCGCGCTCGGGGTAGCCGTAGACGATGGCCATGCCAGTGGCTTTGGCCAGTTGGGCAATCTGCTGTGCGGCGTCGCCGTCGTGGGCTTGTGCGAGTTCGGCTACGGCCTGGGCGCCGATGTTGTAGCCGGTCAGGAACATTTCGGGTAGCACCAGCAGGTCGATGCCTTCGGCTTGTCGGGCGATGTCACGCAAGCGTTGCAGATTGCCCGCAACATCCAATGGCAGAGGCCGGCATTGGTAAAGGGCGACGCGCATGGGGTTCTCCTGGTGTTGACTGTTTGTGTGGCAGGCTGTGAACTCTGCTGGCAACGCATTGCCTGTGGGAGCTGGCTTGCCTGCGATGCAGGCGACGCGGTCTGTCAGATAAACCTCAGCGCTACCATCGCGAGCAAGCCCGCTCCCACTGGAATTAATTCACCCTCCGGCGTCAATCCGGCAGGGCAATCGGACCGATTTCGTGAAACACATCGCCTGGCCCCGGGTTGTCGGCATGGGTGCTGCCGCCAAAGTGCGTCATGATCCCCCACACTGCGTTCAATGAAGTCTGCACTGCGCCTTCGACCCAGGCCGGGGTCCACGACACATCATCACCGGCAATAAAAATACCGCGCTGTTCGCCGGGCATGTCCTGCTGCATGAAATGCGCGTACATCCGCTGGTTGTAGCGGTAATGCCCCGGCAGGGCGCCCTTGAAGGCCCCCAGGAAATGCGGGTCGGCTTCCCACGAAATGGTGATCGGGTCGCCGATGATTCGGCTGGCGATATCCACCTTCGGATAAATCTTTTTCAGCGAGTCGAGGGCCAGCTTCACGCGCTTTTCCACAGGGTGCGGGAGCATTTTCAGCGCATCGCTCATCCACGAGTACGACAGGCAAATAACCCCCGGCTTGTCGTCACCGTTGTCGAACAGGTAAGTGCCGCGGGTCAGGCGATCGGTGAGGGTCATGCTCATCAGGTCGCGGCCGGTTTCCGGGTCTTTGTCTTTCCAGAACGGGCGGTCGACCATAACGAAGGTTTTCGAC harbors:
- the pqqA gene encoding pyrroloquinoline quinone precursor peptide PqqA, whose amino-acid sequence is MAWTKPAYTDLRIGFEVTMYFASR
- a CDS encoding LysR family transcriptional regulator: MDFKQLRYFVAVYEEGHVGRAAERLCISQPALSQQIRQLEHNLDVSLFERSSKRLLPTLAAHTLYNHALPLLDGLQRAKEALHNFQGQALRTIAIGVLQTVHTSLVPQMLERVRQAQPHLVVQIYELTGIEIERRLLNGSLDIGISYLPPRQPGLHGMLLYEDELQLVIPADHPLREFKKVSVSQAAELPMLLLGEEFQVRQIWQTQLANLGRRPQVQAELNTMAGILDSLPHSKLATVLPGRSRHQHDDKALLWKPLSEPRVPLKVGLVCRDVQRQQATLGLLRTLLEDVMQSDEGAL
- a CDS encoding S9 family peptidase, yielding MNETHALSPKAEPFSAALAVAAGVDFAELRVGPRGLFWNEYRPQDAASRIWHWREGQAQCLTPAGFSVRSRVYEYGGGSFCLSDDAVVFVNEADQQLYLQPLDGSAPQVLTQGTCRYGGVQFASGQVLAVEETGDQHRLVSIDLDTLARQILAEGADFYGAPALSPDGQRLAWIEWSRPHQPWTSTRLMLAEGQTAGRWNTAQCLAGDLEEESLQQPRFDADNRLHCLTDRAGFWQPWAESGEGLVPAPSPRADHAPAPWQLGTTTFVPLGEQAWLASWTEDGFGRLGIRTADGNLEDFTGDYSHFRSLALDEAFIYCIAASPIRPSAVIRICRANHKVEVLAGGVAPLPPERISRPRTLRYPSGEGHAHGFFYPAMNGEKKPPLLVFIHGGPTSACYPMLDPRIQYWTQRGFAVADLNYRGSTGYGRDYRQALHLNWGVADVEDACAVVSYLTEQELIAPRTAFIRGGSAGGYTTLCALAFHNVFRAGASLYGVSDPIALARATHKFEGDYLDWLIGDPQRDADRYAARTPLLYANQISVPVIFFQGELDAVVVPQQTRDMLQALQYNGIPAQAHYYPDERHGFRKASNQAHALEQEWLFYSDLLTKTP
- a CDS encoding aspartate aminotransferase family protein; this translates as MNLFNLRRHSPSLEEMAAHSAPSKAGNPPSRDCLMPCVERESQVFVRGQGSWMWDSDSRAYLDFTQGSAANSLGHSPAVLVKAMTEQAQSLLNPGAGFLNRGMLNLAQRLCESTGSDQVHLLNTGAEANEGAIKLARKWGQLHRGGAHRIITASRSCHGRSFGAMSASGSATPDNRFEPQLPGFINVPFNDLPALHAAVDAQTVAIMLEPVQSEAGVIPATEHYLKGVERLCRELGILLILDEVQTGMGRCGTLLAEQNYGIRADIITLGKGLGGGVPLAALLARGKACCLEPGELGGTHHGNALMSTAGLAVLDTVLEKGFLQQVRDAGQHLREGLGRLANSYAQGELRGQGLLWGLTLSDNSADAVVKAALYEGLLISAPQPDCLRFTPALCVSKGNIDEMLLRLARAFARVRTAQLQCRRGVAV
- the pqqD gene encoding pyrroloquinoline quinone biosynthesis peptide chaperone PqqD, whose product is MSFDRSKIPTWRTGYRYQYEPAQKGHVLLYPEGMIKLNDSAALIGGLIDGQRDVAAIIGELDQQFPGVPELGADIEQFMEVARAEHWIELA
- the pqqB gene encoding pyrroloquinoline quinone biosynthesis protein PqqB; its protein translation is MFVQILGSSAGGGFPQWNCNCVNCAGFRDGSLNAKARTQSSIAISDDGVNWVLCNTSPDIRAQLQDFAPMQPGRALRDTGISAIILMDSQIDHTTGLLSLREGCPHDVWCTDMVHEDLSTGFPLFTMLKHWNGGLNWHRIELEGSFTIPACPNLRFSPLPLRSAAPPYSPHRFDPHPGDNIGLIVEDLRTGGKLFYAPGLGKVDAPLLEIMAGSDCLLVDGTMWDDDEMQRRGVGTRTGREMGHLAQNGPGGMLEVLEQLPQQRKVLIHINNTNPILDEDSAERAELARRGVEVAFDGMSIEL
- the pqqE gene encoding pyrroloquinoline quinone biosynthesis protein PqqE → MPDSRIPPKPEVGLPLWLLAELTYRCPLQCPYCSNPLDFAQQGKELSTEQWIKVFREAREMGAAQLGFSGGEPLVRQDLAELIGEARKLGFYTNLITSGIGLTEQKISDFKKAGLDHIQISFQASDEQVNNLLAGSKKAFAQKLEMARAVKAHGYPMVLNFVTHRHNIDKIDRIIELCIALEADFVELATCQFYGWAQLNRVGLLPTKEQLVRAERITNEYRAKLEAEGHPCKLIFVTPDYYEERPKACMNGWGSIFLTVTPDGTALPCHGARQMPVEFPNVRDHSMQHIWYDSFGFNRFRGYDWMPEPCRSCDEKEKDFGGCRCQAFMLTGDASNADPVCSKSPQHDLILKAREEAEHATQTIEQLAFRNERNSRLIAKS
- the pqqC gene encoding pyrroloquinoline-quinone synthase PqqC gives rise to the protein MTQAPLSTAEFEAALRAKGAYYHIYHPYQVAMYEGRATREQIQGWVANRYYYQVNIPLKDAAILANCPDREVRREWIQRMIDHDGAPGEDGGIEAWLRLGQAVGLDPDQLRSQELVLPGVRFAVDAYVNFARRATWEEAASSSLTEMFAPQIHQSRLDSWPQHYPWIDPAGYEYFRTRLGQARRDVEHGLAITLQHYTTYEGQQRMLEILQFKLDILWSMLDAMTMAYELDRPPYHSVTSQRVWHKGITL
- a CDS encoding YqaE/Pmp3 family membrane protein; translated protein: MDLIKIIFAILLPPLGVFMQVGFAGAFWLNILLTLCGYIPGIVHAVWIIAKRS